A part of Saccopteryx bilineata isolate mSacBil1 chromosome 12, mSacBil1_pri_phased_curated, whole genome shotgun sequence genomic DNA contains:
- the CCN2 gene encoding CCN family member 2 codes for MSAAGLGPVRFAFVLLLALCSRPASGQDCGGQCQCAAPAPRCPAGVSLVLDGCGCCRVCAKQLGELCTERDPCDPHKGLFCDFGSPANRKIGVCTAKDGAPCVFGGTVYRSGESFQSSCKYQCTCLDGAVGCVPLCSMDVRLPSPDCPFPRRVKLPGKCCEEWVCDEPKDHTMVGPALAAYRLEDTFGPDPTMIRANCLVQTTEWSACSKTCGMGISTRVTNDNAFCRLEKQSRLCLVRPCEADLEENIKKGKKCIRTPKISKPVKFELSGCTSVKSYRAKFCGVCTDGRCCTPHRTTTLPVEFKCPDGEVMKRSMMFIKTCACHYNCPGDNDIFESLYYRKMYGDMA; via the exons ATGTCCGCCGCCGGCCTGGGTCCCGTCCGTTTCGCCTTCGTGCTCCTGCTCGCCCTCTGCAGCCGG CCCGCCTCCGGCCAGGACTGCGGCGGCCAGTGCCAGTGCGCGGCCCCGGCGCCGCGCTGCCCCGCCGGCGTCAGCCTGGTGCTGGACGGCTGCGGCTGCTGCCGCGTGTGCGCCAAGCAACTGGGCGAGCTGTGCACTGAGCGCGACCCCTGCGACCCGCACAAGGGCCTCTTCTGCGACTTTGGCTCCCCGGCCAACCGCAAGATCGGCGTGTGCACCG cCAAAGATGGTGCCCCTTGCGTTTTCGGAGGGACGGTGTACCGGAGTGGCGAGTCTTTCCAGAGCAGCTGCAAATACCAGTGCACTTGCTTGGACGGGGCGGTGGGCTGCGTGCCCCTGTGCAGCATGGACGTTCGCCTGCCCAGTCCTGACTGCCCCTTCCCGCGGAGGGTCAAGCTGCCCGGGAAATGCTGCGAGGAGTGGGTGTGCGATGAGCCCAAGGACCACACCATGGTTGGCCCTGCCCTTGCTG cttACCGACTGGAAGACACGTTTGGCCCAGACCCAACTATGATTCGGGCCAACTGCCTGGTCCAGACCACAGAGTGGAGTGCCTGTTCCAAGACTTGTGGGATGGGCATCTCCACCCGGGTTACCAACGACAACGCCTTCTgcaggctggagaagcagagccGCCTCTGCTTGGTCAGGCCTTGTGAAGCTGACCTAGAAGAGAACATTAAG aAGGGCAAAAAGTGCATCCGTACCCCCAAAATCTCCAAGCCTGTCAAGTTTGAGCTTTCCGGCTGCACCAGCGTGAAGTCATACCGGGCTAAGTTCTGCGGAGTCTGCACAGATGGCCGATGCTGCACCCCGCACAGAACCACCACTCTTCCCGTGGAGTTCAAGTGCCCTGACGGTGAGGTTATGAAAAGGAGCATGATGTTCATCAAGACCTGTGCCTGCCATTACAACTGTCCCGGAGACAATGACATCTTTGAGTCACTCTACTACAGGAAGATGTACGGAGACATGGCATAA